GAATAAGAAATCTTATCTGGTCCTGGGGGTTGTGGTTGCCGCTTTTATATTGATCAGTTGTAGCGACAGTGATGCAGATGAAGTCACGCTGACTGATGATCCCACTGCAACATTCCTAAGTTTTGGGGATGCATTAAGTGATCAAATCAGTAATGGTGATGGCAATGGCATAGACAACTATTTTCGTAACAGCGGCGTAGTGGTCAACGAAACAACGAACACGTACTTTGCGGTCAATGGCGTCCATCCGGTCAATAATGGTGATTACTCTTCTTACTACACTAAGTCCATTGTGGAAGCTTCGCTGGAAACTGACGAAATCGTGAATGTCTGGTCTTTTGATGCCAATACACTTGGCCGAGAAGTAGACATGGAAGGGCTGACTTTTGCCGAAGGAATGGACAAACTCTACATTGGAGACGAGTATAATTTCATCTATGAGCTGGATCTGGCTACCGGAGCTGTAACTCGAGAATGGGATCTGGCAGATATTGGCTTGAGTACGGCTACAGATCGAGGCATAGAAGCCATCACTTATCTCAATGGATACTTCTATGCTGGTATTCAAGAAGAAACCCGAATCTACGAACTAGACTTGCATCTGGATGCTACAGATCCAGAGGATGTCAATTATCAACAAGTAACCGCACTATCATCTTTTGATACAAACAATCCACCTAGTGGGCTTTTCGGAGCTAGTGACGGAAGTATTTATATGGTGGCCTTTGGAGGAGGAAGCGCCAGTCAAAGTATCTACAACTACAATACTAACGGTACTTTAAATTGCACCATCACACTGAACACATCAATTGGTTTGGTTCGTCCCGATGGGATCTACATCGACAGCACCGAGGAGTATGTCTACATCGCAGATTCTCAGGGAGCCTTGAATGGATTGTTTGGTATGTATCGTCTTAATATGAGCGAGCTTTCGTGTAACTGAATTCACCACAAATTCTCTTTATGTTTAGATTGGGGCCTTAGGGGCCTTAGGGGCCTTTTTTGTTTCATGACCACCATTCTCCGCGATTCACGAAGTTTTCCCAAGCTTTCCATCAGCAATTCGTAGCACCAAAGCAATTCCTAAAGCGACTAATGTCAGCAGTATCTTTTCATTCGGTTCGCTATTCCCGAACAGGACGACAAACAGCCAGGTATAAATGATGATTTGGATTGATGTGAGATCTCTGTTTTTCATAAGTATTGTGTTTGGAACACTAATTTATCAAAGAAAGCGGCTTTGAACCTTAAAACCATTAACTTTCGTTAAAGATAATCTCTGTTAAATGTGGCAATAGTATCCGTATCCAGAACAGTGAAATGAACGCAAGAGATAAAGTAAGAGAGTTATTCAACCGTGTCAGCTACCTGACGCTTGAAGAAAAGAAATTCATTGTTGAAAATACAATCATAGAAAAGTTCAGCAAAGGGACGATACTACTGCGACAAGGACAAGTCCCAACTAAGTGTTTCACGGTCCTTGAAGGCTGTGTCAGAGAATACACCATGAGCAAAGGGGAAGAAAAAACGACTGGCTTTTTTACCGAGGGGGATACGATTGCTCCTCATACCTATCATGAAAGTGGTGAACCTTCGGATCACTTCCTCGAATGTCTGGAAAACTCAACCCTCTCCGTTACAGACAAGCAATTTGAACGACTGCTCTTATTATCATTCCCCAGACTGGCAGAAGTAATGCCAGAATTTATGGTAGAGGAATTAAAGAAAGCCAAATCAGAATGGACCAGGTTTATCACCTCCTCTCCCGAAGAGCGATATATTGACTTAATGGAAAGTCGGCCCTCCCTGTTTAATCGAGTGGCACATCACCAGATCGCAAGCTATTTGGGCATGCAACCTCAATCACTTAGTCGTATTCGCAAACGTGTATTTCACAAGGAAACCCAACCTTTGAATGGGCAGAGTGATTAATGTTTTTCATTAACTAAAGTGAATGGATGACAGTCCCAACTCATTCAATTTTGATAAAAAAAATGAGTATGGCTGTAATCAACAAAAACATCAACCCCCAAACACTGATATCTACTCTATGGGTGTTTATTCTTCTTAATATGGTTTTTCGTGACATTCACCAGTTCGGTCACGCTGGTTTTTTGGAGGAAATGATGACTGGGGTAGTCAATGGAGTGGTAATAACAGAAGAACTGATGTTACTTGGAGGATTTC
This DNA window, taken from Cytophagales bacterium, encodes the following:
- a CDS encoding esterase-like activity of phytase family protein, producing MNKKSYLVLGVVVAAFILISCSDSDADEVTLTDDPTATFLSFGDALSDQISNGDGNGIDNYFRNSGVVVNETTNTYFAVNGVHPVNNGDYSSYYTKSIVEASLETDEIVNVWSFDANTLGREVDMEGLTFAEGMDKLYIGDEYNFIYELDLATGAVTREWDLADIGLSTATDRGIEAITYLNGYFYAGIQEETRIYELDLHLDATDPEDVNYQQVTALSSFDTNNPPSGLFGASDGSIYMVAFGGGSASQSIYNYNTNGTLNCTITLNTSIGLVRPDGIYIDSTEEYVYIADSQGALNGLFGMYRLNMSELSCN
- a CDS encoding Crp/Fnr family transcriptional regulator; translated protein: MNARDKVRELFNRVSYLTLEEKKFIVENTIIEKFSKGTILLRQGQVPTKCFTVLEGCVREYTMSKGEEKTTGFFTEGDTIAPHTYHESGEPSDHFLECLENSTLSVTDKQFERLLLLSFPRLAEVMPEFMVEELKKAKSEWTRFITSSPEERYIDLMESRPSLFNRVAHHQIASYLGMQPQSLSRIRKRVFHKETQPLNGQSD